From a region of the Mercurialis annua linkage group LG1-X, ddMerAnnu1.2, whole genome shotgun sequence genome:
- the LOC126661607 gene encoding BEL1-like homeodomain protein 3, translating to MAAYFADLGSQRENSRSPYPGDHKLASYSEFPSHDNMTVYMNHNSGAGSYSEFLSGGSLSSHNCAEFPSAGDRNEMVFIPPTNDAINLQSIDEQLDTSSTNPRVMSSTQLGIVDNDLTFQSQGLSLSLGTEMQSSASVPSFQYQNPNLFMSSFLNPHQPMLGKWTVSPEGDECNQSKGLRNSPCMLAFGGGNRGSIKAEVYRDPQCLDNNKDNHSDAYTYQPSPYVNPIVNSKFLKATQQLLDEVVSLRQALTHHQSDKCDDTRETDGKASSQSIPPSSSGMSTGPSESIAISSAELSPAERHDLQNKKTKLLSMLNEVDRRYRQYFNQMQMVVASFDMIAGHGAAKSYTALALQTISRHFRCLRDAISNQIETVRKRLGEEDTSANGQGSIPRLRYVDQKLRQHRALLHIGAMRHAWRPQRGLPESSVTILRAWLFEHFLHPYPNDSEKIMLAKQTGLSRNQVANWFINARVRLWKPMVEEIYKEEFGDLEANSKSFQDDDATKPRGENHLASDNRLDELQDSLTSAATDGTFTGQVHNLKSDHNQLIEIRRPIAKTMLQNCSVFDTITDSGFMKFQHELRYNMDDCSSYQDKNIPEDTHADGSLMPGAIRYDISALDEFAIGSQVSLALGLQQHESDDFSMTGGNHIRSSNIANSSMGTDSVDYHCMDPGKQQDRFGNPHLLHDFVV from the exons ATGGCTGCTTATTTTGCCGATTTAGGCAGCCAGAGAGAGAATTCGCGAAGTCCATATCCAGGAGACCACAAACTTGCTTCATATTCAGAATTTCCCTCCCACGACAACATGACAGTTTATATGAACCATAATTCTGGCGCTGGATCATATTCAGAATTTTTATCTGGTGGTTCTTTGTCTTCTCACAACTGTGCTGAATTTCCTTCTGCTGGAGACAGAAATGAGATGGTGTTCATTCCACCTACCAATGACGCGATAAATCTGCAATCTATAGATGAACAATTGGACACATCATCAACTAATCCACGGGTGATGTCCAGTACCCAACTTGGGATTGTAGATAATGATCTGACTTTTCAGAGTCAAGGGTTATCTCTGAGCCTTGGTACCGAGATGCAGTCTTCAGCGTCTGTGCCTTCATTCCAATATCAGAATCCAAACTTATTCATGTCTTCGTTCTTAAATCCTCATCAACCTATGCTCGGAAAGTGGACAGTATCCCCTGAAGGTGATGAATGTAATCAGAGTAAGGGGCTGAGGAATTCTCCGTGCATGCTTGCATTTGGTGGAGGCAACCGTGGCTCTATCAAAGCAGAGGTGTATCGGGATCCTCAGTGCCTAGATAACAATAAAGATAATCATTCTGATGCATATACGTATCAACCTTCACCTTATGTTAATCCTATAGTAAACTCTAAATTTCTCAAGGCAACGCAGCAACTGCTTGATGAAGTGGTTAGTCTCAGACAAGCCCTAACGCATCATCAATCTGACAAATGCGATGACACAAGGGAGACTGATGGAAAAGCTAGCAGCCAATCTATACCTCCCTCATCTAGTGGGATGTCAACCGGTCCTAGTGAGTCAATTGCAATTTCCTCTGCTGAGCTATCTCCTGCAGAACGACATGATTTACAAAACAAGAAGACAAAGCTTTTGTCCATGTTAAATGAG GTAGATAGAAGATACAGGCAGTATTTCAACCAAATGCAAATGGTGGTGGCATCTTTTGACATGATAGCAGGGCATGGAGCAGCGAAATCATACACGGCACTTGCTCTCCAAACGATTTCTCGTCACTTCCGCTGTTTGCGTGATGCTATCAGCAACCAGATAGAAACAGTGAGGAAAAGACTTGGGGAGGAAGATACTTCAGCTAATGGACAAGGAAGCATACCACGTCTTCGCTATGTGGATCAGAAACTCAGGCAACATAGGGCTCTTCTGCATATTGGTGCAATGCGACATGCCTGGAGACCTCAAAGGGGACTTCCTGAGAGCTCTGTTACGATCCTTCGAGCCTGGCTTTTTGAACATTTCCTTCATCC CTACCCTAATGATTCAGAGAAAATAATGCTAGCAAAGCAGACAGGCTTGAGCAGAAACCAG GTTGCAAATTGGTTCATAAATGCACGTGTTCGGCTTTGGAAACCCATGGTTGAGGAAATATATAAAGAAGAATTTGGTGATTTAGAAGCAAATTCCAAATCTTTTCAGGATGACGATGCAACCAAACCGCGTGGAGAGAATCATTTGGCATCCGACAATCGATTAGATGAGTTGCAGGATAGCTTGACATCTGCAGCTACTGATGGCACCTTCACAGGACAAGTTCATAACTTGAAATCTGATCATAATCAGCTTATAGAAATCAGAAGACCTATAGCCAAAACAATGCTTCAGAATTGCTCTGTTTTTGATACCATAACAGATTCTGGATTTATGAAATTTCAGCATGAATTGAGATATAACATGGATGACTGTAGCTCTTATCAAGACAAGAACATCCCTGAGGATACACATGCTGACGGGAGTCTTATGCCTGGCGCTATTAGGTATGATATATCAGCATTGGATGAATTTGCAATTGGCAGCCAGGTATCACTTGCACTGGGATTACAGCAACACGAAAGTGATGATTTTTCCATGACCGGTGGGAACCATATCCGAAGTAGCAATATAGCAAATTCCTCTATGGGAACCGACTCGGTGGATTATCATTGCATGGATCCTGGAAAGCAACAGGACAGGTTCGGCAACCCCCATCTCTTACATGATTTTGTAGTTTGA
- the LOC126669595 gene encoding BEL1-like homeodomain protein 11, producing MVSQDSPPNPASSMVQQFFVSESFTSQNQFQNQNFNAYGSDWRGNNNSFHHNIQSFDGSSLIPQESEISHTRHLMDLLGAANANNHQAQSLSLSLGCHMLVPQVHYRQRSMNSDFFSSGNPGIEQVNDDESFSGNAFGLSRSSSTSYGTESFGLTVKNSRYLKPAQMLLEEIVSVGGKAVEMNNEKFMAKLFPGGRRGASGFSSELKAQLCSNNNNNLPPDKQHLQVKIAKLIALLEEIEGRYEKYCNQMEEAVSSFEEIAGFGAAKSYTALALQAMSRHFCNLRDAIVSQINATRRKFSQDLPKINTGLSRLSLFEGENSHTRSLQQLGMIQSQRQAWRPIRGLPENSVTILRSWLFEHFLHPYPNDSEKLMLASQTGLTKNQVSNWFINARVRLWKPMIEEMYKEEFAGDSSEDSNPLLGSSSKARGGGDPDHSED from the exons ATGGTTTCACAAGATTCTCCTCCAAATCCAGCTTCTAGCATGGTCCAACAATTCTTTGTCTCAGAATCTTTTACCAGTCAAAACCAATTTCAAAACCAGAATTTCAATGCTTATGGTTCAGATTGGAGAGGCAACAACAATTCATTCCACCATAACATACAATCATTTGATGGATCTTCATTAATTCCACAAGAATCTGAGATTAGCCACACCAGACATTTGATGGACCTTCTCGGAGCTGCAAATGCAAATAATCATCAAGCTCAAAGTCTGTCTCTGTCTCTCGGTTGTCACATGCTCGTTCCTCAAGTTCATTACAGACAGAGATCAATGAATTCCGATTTCTTCAGTTCCGGAAACCCGGGAATCGAACAAGTAAACGACGACGAATCTTTCTCCGGAAATGCATTTGGTTTGAGTAGATCTTCTTCGACTTCTTACGGAACGGAATCTTTTGGTCTTACTGTCAAGAATTCAAGATATTTGAAACCTGCTCAAATGCTGTTAGAAGAAATTGTTAGTGTAGGGGGCAAGGCAGTTGAAATGAACAATGAAAAGTTTATGGCTAAGTTATTTCCTGGTGGCAGAAGAGGAGCTTCAGGGTTTTCTTCTGAATTGAAAGCACAATTATGCagtaacaataataataatctcCCACCTGATAAACAACATCTCCAGGTTAAAATTGCTAAGCTCATAGCTTTACTAGAAGAG ATTGAGGGGAGATATGAAAAATACTGCAATCAAATGGAAGAAGCAGTGTCATCATTTGAGGAGATAGCAGGATTTGGAGCAGCTAAATCTTATACTGCATTAGCACTTCAAGCTATGTCCAGACATTTCTGCAACTTAAGAGATGCTATAGTTTCTCAAATAAACGCAACAAGAAGAAAATTTTCACAGGATTTACCAAAAATCAACACAGGATTGTCGCGACTCAGCTTGTTCGAGGGAGAAAATTCCCACACTCGATCTCTTCAGCAGCTTGGAATGATACAAAGCCAAAGACAAGCTTGGAGACCCATCAGAGGCTTGCCGGAAAACTCCGTCACCATCCTTCGTTCTTGGCTTTTTGAACACTTCTTGCACCC GTATCCGAATGATTCTGAGAAGCTAATGCTGGCATCACAGACGGGGTTGACCAAGAATCAG GTATCAAATTGGTTTATAAATGCTCGAGTGAGGCTATGGAAGCCAATGATAGAAGAAATGTACAAAGAGGAATTTGCAGGAGATTCATCTGAAGATTCAAATCCATTATTAGGGAGCAGTTCTAAAGCAAGAGGAGGAGGCGATCCAGATCATTCAGAGGATTGA
- the LOC126666054 gene encoding probable ubiquitin-conjugating enzyme E2 16 — MDTITSSSSPSRKVTLGKIAIGRLQKELAEWQMSPPPEFNHKFTDNLQRWVIEFDGAPGTLYANEKFQLQADFPENYPMEAPQVIFIPPAPMHPHIYSNGHICLDILYDSWSPAMTVSSICISILSMLSSATVKQRPADDDRYVRNCKSGRSPKETRWWFHDDKV, encoded by the exons ATGGATACCATCACAAGCTCTTCCTCTCCTTCACGCAAG GTAACTTTAGGGAAGATTGCTATTGGCAGACTGCAAAAGGAGCTAGCGGAATGGCAGATGAGTCCTCCACCAGAGTTTAATCACAAATTCACTGATAATCTTCAACG ATGGGTGATTGAATTCGATGGAGCCCCTGGAACTTTATATGCCAATGAAAAGTTTCAGCTTCAAGCTGATTTCCCTGAAAATTATCCTATGGAAGCACCTCAA GTGATCTTTATTCCACCCGCGCCTATGCATCCTCACATCTATAGCAATGGACATATCTGTTTAG ATATTCTGTACGATTCGTGGTCCCCTGCAATGACGGTCAGTTCTATCTGCATCAGCATCCTCTCCATGTTATCGAGCGCTACTGTGAAg CAACGCCCTGCTGATGATGATCGGTACGTGAGGAACTGTAAGAGTGGCAGGTCCCCAAAGGAGACAAGATGGTGGTTCCATGATGATAAAGTGTAA
- the LOC126664547 gene encoding uncharacterized protein LOC126664547, with translation MLLRRVPTLTAALSWRFPPYIFFHTPPHLLISLKSQSSYPKINSHLFCSTAQLSSYITDPVPEESSKRGPLKPGLYLVGTPIGNLEDITLRALRVLKSAHVILAEDTRHSGKLLHHYNIKTSLLSYHKFNESQRELLVLRRLKQGEIVALISDAGTPGISDPGSELAKLCVDENIPVVPIPGPSAAVAALSASGLPTDEFTFVGFLSNHSRTRRERLMVSADEARTQIFYVPPHKLSKFLEETSSLFGDSRRCVMAREVTKVHEEFWRGTLGKAKDTFSDHQPKGEITLLIEGKANDMVETPSDSLLEDELRHLISSGQSLSMAVKLVAEEMSVKKKTVYSLALKKFGKQFEVDDNSSTSV, from the exons ATGTTACTCCGACGAGTACCTACACTCACAGCAGCTCTTTCATGGCGCTTTCCACCGTACATCTTCTTCCATACTCCACCACACCTCCTCATCTCCTTAAAATCACAATCTTCTTACCCTAAAATTAATTCTCATCTCTTCTGCTCCACCGCTCAGTTATCTTCCTATATCACCGATCCAGTTCCTGAAGAGTCCTCGAAACGT GGTCCTTTAAAACCTGGTTTATATCTAGTAGGAACTCCAATTGGAAACCTTGAAGACATTACATTGAG GGCTCTTCGTGTTCTAAAATCTGCACACGTTATTCTTGCAGAAGACACTAGGCACTCCGGGAAGTTACTTCACCATTATAATATTAAGACTTCCCTT CTGAGTTATCATAAATTCAATGAATCTCAAAGAGAATTGTTGGTGTTAAGGAGGTTGAAACAGGGTGAAATTGTTGCTCTGATTAGCGATGCTGGCACGCCTGGCATTAGTGATCCTGGTTCAGAATTG GCAAAATTATGCGTGGATGAAAATATTCCTGTCGTTCCTATTCCTGGACCTTCAGCTGCAGTAGCTGCTCTTTCTGCTTCAGGACTGCCTACCGATGAGTTTACATTTG TTGGATTTCTTTCTAACCATAGTAGAACCCGGAGAGAGAGGCTGATGGTGTCCGCAGATGAGGCAAGAACACAAATATTTTATGTTCCGCCACACAAACTCTCCAAGTTTCTTGAAGAGACTTCATCACTCTTTGGTGACTCAAG ACGTTGTGTAATGGCTCGGGAGGTCACAAAAGTACACGAGGAG TTTTGGCGAGGTACTTTGGGGAAAGCAAAAGATACGTTTTCAGATCACCAACCAAAGGGAGAGATCACACTGTTAATTGAAGGCAAAGCAAATGATATGGTTGAAACTCCTTCAGATAGTCTGCTGGAGGATGAATTGAGACACCTAATCTCTAGTGGGCAAAGTCTATCTATG GCAGTCAAATTGGTAGCTGAAGAAATGTCGGTGAAGAAGAAAACAGTTTATTCACTAGCATTGAAGAAATTTGGGAAGCAATTTGAAGTAGATGATAATTCATCAACATCTGTCTAG
- the LOC126664467 gene encoding cytokinin dehydrogenase 5 produces MATNKLLLTFVICRLIITVGFTVEPAELLRLGLDGHLSVDPSDVEMASLDFGLLSRAEPMAVFYPTSAQDIARLVRAAYNSARGFTVSARGHGHSINGQSQTNDNGVVIEMSSSSSRRNQLGLGKPASPKVSVKEMNVDVWGGELWIDVLRSTLEYGLAPKSWTDYLYLSVGGTLSNAGISGQAFDHGPQITNIDELDVVTGKGEILTCSEQQNPELFHAVLGGLGQFGIITRARIALEPAPQRVRWIRVLYSSFSSFTRDQEYLISLHENPKFDYVEGFVIADEGLINNWRSSFFSPSNPVKISSVGASGTGVLYCLEITKNYDDSTVDTVDKEIEWLLKKLNYIPSSVFTTDLAYVDFLDRVHKAELKLRSKGLWEVPHPWLNLFVPKSRIADFDKAVFKGILGNKTSGPILIYPMNRNKWEQRSSAVTPDEEVFYLVALLRSALDNGEHTQTLQYLTNQNRQILRFCDDSGIKVKQYLPHYATQQDWMDHFGDKWSTFYHNKMEFDPRRILATGQRIFTPAFSHPAASSISALMGSS; encoded by the exons ATGGCAACTAATAAGCTTctcttaacgtttgttatctGTCGGTTAATTATAACCGTTGGCTTCACCGTCGAACCAGCGGAGCTTCTCCGCCTTGGACTCGACGGTCATCTCAGTGTTGACCCATCAGACGTCGAAATGGCTTCTCTAGATTTTGGCTTACTTAGCCGAGCCGAGCCTATGGCCGTATTCTATCCAACTTCTGCACAAGACATAGCTCGGCTTGTTCGAGCTGCTTACAATTCAGCTCGTGGATTCACGGTGTCAGCTAGGGGTCATGGACATTCCATAAATGGGCAATCTCAGACGAATGATAACGGCGTTGTGATTGAGATGAGCAGTAGCAGCTCGAGGAGAAATCAGCTCGGCTTGGGGAAGCCGGCTTCACCGAAAGTATCGGTGAAAGAGATGAACGTCGACGTTTGGGGTGGAGAGTTATGGATAGATGTGCTGAGGAGCACGCTAGAATATGGACTCGCACCAAAATCATGGACCGACTACTTGTATCTTTCAGTCGGCGGAACCTTATCTAATGCAGGGATTAGTGGACAAGCTTTTGATCATGGTCCTCAGATTACAAATATTGATGAACTTGACGTTGTTAcag GCAAGGGTGAGATTTTGACATGTTCGGAACAGCAAAATCCAGAGCTGTTTCATGCAGTTCTTGGTGGTTTAGGTCAATTTGGCATCATCACTAGAGCTAGAATTGCACTTGAACCAGCTCCTCAAAGA GTGAGGTGGATCAGAGTACTCTACTCCAGCTTTTCGTCATTTACTAGAGACCAAGAATATCTAATCTCGTTGCATGAAAACCCTAAATTCGACTATGTTGAGGGTTTTGTTATTGCTGATGAAGGCCTTATTAATAACTGGCGATCCTCTTTCTTTTCTCCATCAAACCCTGTTAAAATTTCTTCTGTTGGAGCCTCCGGTACTGGTGTTCTTTACTGCTTGGAGATCACCAAGAACTACGATGATTCTACTGTAGATACCGTCGATAAG GAAATAGAATGGTTGTTAAAGAAGCTGAATTATATTCCATCATCAGTGTTTACGACAGATCTGGCGTATGTGGATTTCTTGGATAGGGTTCATAAAGCAGAATTAAAGCTTAGATCAAAGGGTTTATGGGAGGTGCCTCACCCTTGGCTCAATCTTTTTGTTCCTAAATCAAGAATTGCTGATTTTGATAAAGCTGTCTTCAAGGGCATTTTGGGCAATAAAACTAGTGGCCCCATTCTTATTTATCCCATGAACAGAAACAA GTGGGAGCAGAGGAGCTCAGCCGTGACGCCCGACGAGGAGGTCTTTTATCTTGTGGCGTTGCTAAGATCAGCATTGGATAATGGAGAGCACACACAAACACTCCAATATCTGACCAATCAGAACCGCCAGATTCTCAGATTCTGTGACGATTCTGGGATCAAAGTGAAACAGTACTTGCCTCATTACGCCACTCAACAAGATTGGATGGACCACTTTGGAGATAAGTGGTCCACATTTTATCACAACAAAATGGAATTTGATCCCCGCCGTATTTTAGCAACTGGCCAACGTATTTTCACGCCTGCCTTTTCTCATCCTGCTGCTTCTTCAATTAGTGCATTAATGGGGTCTTCGTGA